From the genome of Streptomyces sp. NBC_01317, one region includes:
- the thyX gene encoding FAD-dependent thymidylate synthase has protein sequence MSDTPAETKPSFRSDVTVELVKHTAGDSDVLWAARVSTAGEQSLEELSKDPERSKGLINYLMRDRHGSPFEHNSMTFFVSAPIFVFREFMRHRVGWSYNEESGRYRELQPVFYVPGADRKLVQEGRPGKYVFVDGTREQQHLTGRVMEDSYLRAYEAYQEMLAAGVAREVARAVLPVGLFSSMYATCNARSLMHFLGLRTQHEQARTPSFPQREIEMVGERMEAHWAALMPLTHAAFNANGRVAP, from the coding sequence GTGAGCGACACCCCCGCAGAGACCAAGCCGAGCTTCCGCAGCGATGTGACCGTCGAGTTGGTGAAGCACACCGCCGGCGACTCCGACGTGCTGTGGGCCGCGCGCGTCTCCACCGCAGGTGAGCAGTCCCTGGAGGAGCTCTCGAAGGACCCCGAGCGCTCGAAGGGACTCATCAATTACCTGATGCGGGACCGCCACGGCAGCCCCTTCGAGCACAACTCCATGACGTTCTTCGTCAGCGCCCCGATCTTCGTCTTCCGCGAGTTCATGCGTCACCGGGTCGGGTGGTCGTACAACGAGGAATCGGGCAGGTACCGGGAGCTCCAGCCGGTCTTCTACGTCCCCGGCGCGGACCGCAAGCTGGTACAGGAGGGCCGCCCCGGGAAGTACGTGTTCGTGGACGGCACCCGGGAGCAGCAGCACCTGACCGGCCGCGTGATGGAGGACTCGTACCTCCGGGCGTACGAGGCGTACCAGGAAATGCTCGCGGCCGGCGTCGCGCGCGAGGTGGCGCGGGCGGTGCTACCGGTCGGCCTGTTCTCGTCGATGTACGCGACGTGCAACGCGCGCTCGCTGATGCACTTCCTCGGCCTGCGCACCCAGCACGAACAGGCGAGGACGCCGTCCTTCCCGCAGCGGGAGATCGAGATGGTGGGGGAGCGGATGGAGGCGCACTGGGCGGCGCTCATGCCCCTCACCCACGCGGCTTTCAACGCCAATGGCCGAGTCGCCCCCTAG
- the rpsO gene encoding 30S ribosomal protein S15 — protein MPLDAATKKTIMTEFGQKEGDTGSPEVQVAMLSRRISDLTEHLKVHKHDHHSRRGLLILVGQRRRLLQYLAKKDIQRFRVLVERLGIRRGAAGGAK, from the coding sequence GTGCCGCTCGACGCCGCTACAAAGAAGACGATCATGACCGAGTTCGGCCAGAAGGAAGGCGACACCGGCTCCCCCGAGGTCCAGGTCGCCATGCTGTCGCGCCGGATCTCGGACCTGACCGAGCACCTCAAGGTGCACAAGCACGACCACCACTCCCGCCGTGGCCTGCTGATCCTGGTCGGCCAGCGCCGCCGCCTCCTTCAGTACCTGGCCAAGAAGGACATCCAGCGCTTCCGTGTGCTGGTGGAGCGCCTGGGCATCCGCCGCGGTGCCGCCGGCGGTGCCAAGTAA
- the eccD gene encoding type VII secretion integral membrane protein EccD, with the protein MTAPAAATGTGRPTSPAPSGGGTGFCRVTVVAPDSRVDVALPEDIAVADLYPEILRLSGQSPADGAPVGYHLVRRDGTVLDSALSLAAQRILDGELLSLRPFAESLPPAVFDDVSDAVASAVARDRALWTDRLMRAAGLLGGAVLLVLLGFVLWTADPRHDMHGLPGVLAGVTAVLLLALSAVRARVYDDRASSVALGIGSLANMAVGGSGLLPLGAGEGIGRLQFLLACAAVLVASVILVIVSPGGDGPFVAFVLAAATGLLLTFVAITRHLEPAETAALCAPLAVGALAFLPGLSTRFARLPIGFEPPRTGVGGYGTDPEPQGTVDAGRIAAQARRGHELLVGLVGGCALVAVAAAAVLGFSDDVWGQLLALATGVAMLMRAHLFRYTAQVGCALAAGLGALVLLVLGLCLNPPAGLMREALAGDGRALDIRTVWLTTAVAAVAALITAIGLIVPRKGVTPFWGRFLEIAESCVLLTLVPLCLAVFDVYHSIRAMTS; encoded by the coding sequence ATGACGGCCCCAGCGGCGGCCACGGGAACCGGCCGCCCCACCTCCCCGGCCCCGTCCGGCGGCGGAACCGGCTTCTGCCGGGTCACGGTCGTCGCCCCGGACAGCCGCGTCGACGTGGCACTGCCCGAGGACATCGCGGTCGCGGACCTCTACCCGGAGATCCTGCGGCTCTCGGGCCAGAGCCCCGCCGACGGCGCCCCCGTCGGATACCACCTGGTACGCCGCGACGGCACCGTACTGGACAGCGCCCTGTCCCTGGCCGCCCAGCGCATCCTCGACGGCGAGCTGCTGTCCCTGCGCCCCTTCGCCGAATCCCTGCCGCCGGCCGTCTTCGACGACGTGTCCGACGCCGTCGCCTCCGCCGTCGCCCGCGACCGCGCCCTGTGGACCGACCGGCTGATGCGCGCCGCCGGACTCCTCGGCGGCGCGGTCCTCCTCGTCCTCCTCGGCTTCGTCCTCTGGACGGCCGACCCCCGGCACGACATGCACGGCCTGCCCGGCGTCCTCGCCGGCGTCACCGCTGTCCTGCTGCTCGCGCTCTCCGCCGTACGGGCCCGGGTGTACGACGACCGCGCCTCCTCCGTCGCGCTCGGCATCGGCTCCCTCGCGAACATGGCGGTCGGCGGATCAGGACTGCTGCCCCTCGGCGCGGGAGAAGGAATCGGGCGGCTCCAGTTCCTGCTCGCCTGCGCCGCCGTCCTGGTCGCCTCCGTGATCCTGGTGATCGTCTCCCCGGGCGGCGACGGCCCCTTCGTCGCCTTCGTCCTCGCCGCCGCCACCGGTCTCCTGCTCACCTTCGTCGCGATCACCCGCCACCTGGAGCCCGCCGAGACCGCCGCGCTCTGCGCCCCCCTCGCCGTCGGCGCCCTCGCCTTCCTGCCCGGCCTCTCCACCCGCTTCGCCCGGCTCCCGATCGGCTTCGAACCGCCCCGTACCGGCGTCGGCGGGTACGGCACCGACCCCGAGCCCCAGGGCACCGTCGACGCCGGGCGGATCGCCGCCCAGGCCCGGCGCGGCCACGAACTGCTCGTCGGCCTGGTCGGAGGCTGCGCGCTGGTGGCCGTGGCCGCCGCAGCGGTGCTCGGCTTCTCCGACGACGTGTGGGGACAGCTCCTCGCCCTCGCCACCGGCGTCGCCATGCTCATGCGCGCCCACCTCTTCCGCTACACCGCACAGGTCGGCTGCGCCCTGGCCGCGGGCCTCGGGGCGCTGGTGCTCCTCGTGCTCGGCCTCTGCCTCAACCCGCCCGCCGGCCTGATGCGCGAGGCCCTCGCCGGTGACGGCCGGGCCCTGGACATCCGTACGGTCTGGCTCACCACCGCGGTCGCCGCCGTCGCCGCGCTGATCACGGCCATCGGGCTGATCGTGCCGCGCAAGGGCGTCACCCCGTTCTGGGGCCGCTTCCTGGAGATCGCGGAATCCTGCGTGCTGCTCACGCTCGTACCGCTCTGCCTCGCCGTCTTCGACGTCTACCACTCGATCCGGGCCATGACGTCCTGA
- a CDS encoding PH domain-containing protein codes for MPLPFLTADRAFDATTDDVALPFDDHDQWRRPYRPGPWRVAAAALLLLLASFVLLAGTVTAAAGSASGAYLCLALAGVGIAVALRLLRVGAWVSRHGVRRVLLLRTRTVAWDQVTEVRTVQQPVRWLGLPRTVQGQALSLVLRQGTPLPLLTDHNADFLSRTEAFDRAADTVEAWGDEYRRP; via the coding sequence GTGCCCCTGCCCTTCCTGACGGCCGACCGGGCTTTTGACGCGACCACGGACGATGTCGCGTTGCCGTTCGACGATCATGATCAATGGCGGCGTCCGTACCGCCCCGGCCCCTGGCGGGTGGCGGCGGCGGCGCTGCTCCTGCTGCTGGCCTCGTTCGTCCTGCTCGCGGGGACGGTCACCGCGGCCGCGGGCAGCGCCTCGGGCGCCTATCTCTGCCTCGCCCTCGCCGGCGTGGGCATCGCGGTCGCCCTGCGGCTGCTGCGGGTGGGCGCCTGGGTGAGCCGGCACGGCGTCCGCCGTGTCCTGCTGCTCAGGACGCGGACCGTGGCCTGGGACCAGGTCACCGAGGTCCGTACCGTCCAGCAGCCCGTACGGTGGCTCGGCCTGCCGCGCACCGTGCAGGGCCAGGCGCTCTCCCTCGTCCTGCGGCAGGGAACGCCGCTGCCGCTGCTGACGGACCACAACGCGGACTTCCTGTCGCGTACGGAGGCGTTCGACCGGGCCGCGGACACGGTCGAGGCGTGGGGGGACGAGTACCGCCGTCCCTGA
- a CDS encoding ribonuclease J → MSHPHPELGAPPKLPKNGLRVTPLGGLGEIGRNMTVFEYNGRLLIVDCGVLFPEEEQPGIDLILPDFTTIRDRLDDIDGIVLTHGHEDHIGGVPFLLRLKADIPLIGSKLTLALIEAKLQEHRIRPYTLEVTEGHRERIGPFDCEFVAVNHSIPDALAVAIRTPAGMVVHTGDFKMDQLPLDRRLTDLPTFAKLGEEGIDLLLADSTNAEVPGFVPPERDISNVLRQVFSSAQKRIIVASFASHVHRIQQILDAAHEHGRRVAFVGRSMVRNMGIARDLGYLRVPAGLVVDVKTLDDLPGEQIVLVCTGSQGEPMAALSRMANRDHQIRIVGGDTVILASSLIPGNENAVYRVINGLTRWGANVIHKGNAKVHVSGHASAGELLYFYNICKPKNLMPVHGEWRHLRANAELGAMTGVPKDHIVIAEDGVVVDLVDGKARIVGKVQAGYVYVDGLSVGDVTETSLKDRRILGEEGIISVYVVVDSTSGKVVGGPHFHARGSGIEDAAFGAVLAKVEEAIAKSAADGVAEPHQLQQLVRRVVGKWVSDTYRRRPMILPVVVEV, encoded by the coding sequence TTGAGTCATCCGCATCCCGAACTCGGCGCACCGCCGAAGCTTCCCAAGAACGGCCTTCGCGTCACCCCGCTCGGCGGGCTCGGCGAGATCGGCCGCAACATGACGGTCTTCGAGTACAACGGCCGACTGCTCATCGTCGACTGCGGCGTCCTCTTCCCGGAGGAGGAGCAGCCCGGCATCGATCTGATCCTGCCGGACTTCACCACCATCCGGGACCGCCTCGACGACATCGACGGGATCGTGCTCACGCACGGTCACGAGGACCACATCGGGGGTGTCCCCTTCCTGCTCAGACTGAAGGCCGACATCCCCCTGATCGGCTCCAAGCTGACCCTCGCTCTCATCGAGGCGAAGCTCCAGGAGCACCGCATCCGCCCGTATACCCTTGAGGTCACCGAGGGCCATCGCGAGCGCATCGGCCCCTTCGACTGCGAGTTCGTCGCGGTGAACCACTCCATCCCGGACGCGCTGGCCGTGGCCATCCGCACCCCCGCGGGCATGGTGGTCCACACCGGCGACTTCAAGATGGACCAGCTGCCGCTGGACCGCAGGCTCACCGACCTGCCGACCTTCGCCAAGCTGGGCGAGGAAGGCATCGACCTGCTGCTGGCGGACTCCACGAACGCCGAGGTCCCGGGATTCGTCCCGCCCGAGCGGGACATCTCCAACGTCCTGCGCCAGGTGTTCAGCAGTGCCCAGAAGCGGATCATCGTGGCGAGCTTCGCGAGCCACGTCCACCGCATCCAGCAGATCCTCGACGCGGCCCACGAGCACGGCCGCAGGGTCGCCTTCGTCGGCCGCTCGATGGTCAGGAACATGGGCATCGCCCGTGACCTGGGCTATCTGCGGGTGCCGGCCGGCCTGGTCGTCGACGTGAAGACGCTGGACGACCTCCCGGGCGAGCAGATCGTGCTCGTCTGCACGGGCTCGCAGGGCGAGCCGATGGCCGCGCTGTCCCGCATGGCCAACCGCGACCACCAGATCCGCATCGTCGGCGGCGACACGGTGATCCTCGCGTCGTCCCTGATCCCGGGCAACGAGAACGCGGTCTACCGCGTGATCAACGGCCTGACCAGGTGGGGCGCGAACGTCATCCACAAGGGCAACGCCAAGGTCCACGTCTCCGGACACGCCTCGGCGGGCGAGCTGCTGTACTTCTACAACATCTGCAAGCCGAAGAACCTGATGCCGGTCCACGGCGAATGGCGCCACCTGCGCGCCAACGCCGAACTGGGCGCGATGACGGGGGTCCCCAAGGACCACATCGTCATCGCCGAGGACGGCGTGGTCGTGGACCTCGTGGACGGCAAGGCCAGGATCGTCGGCAAGGTCCAGGCGGGTTACGTGTACGTCGACGGCCTCTCGGTCGGCGACGTCACGGAGACCTCCCTCAAGGACCGCCGCATCCTCGGCGAGGAGGGGATCATCTCGGTGTACGTGGTGGTCGACTCCACCAGCGGCAAGGTCGTCGGCGGACCCCACTTCCACGCCCGAGGCTCCGGCATCGAGGACGCGGCGTTCGGCGCCGTCCTGGCGAAGGTCGAGGAGGCCATCGCCAAGTCCGCCGCCGACGGCGTCGCGGAACCGCACCAGCTCCAGCAGCTCGTGCGCCGCGTGGTCGGCAAGTGGGTCTCCGACACCTACCGCCGGCGCCCGATGATCCTGCCCGTGGTCGTCGAGGTCTGA
- a CDS encoding M16 family metallopeptidase: protein MTTGSRATARTSSEARAVARTQTLLKGENGIGTVRRTTLPGGLRVVTESLPSVRSATFGIWVQVGSRDETPTLNGATHYLEHLLFKGTNRRSALDISSAIDAVGGEMNAFTAKEYTCYYARVLDTDLPLAIDVVCDMLTGSLIEAADVEAERGVILEEIAMTEDDPGDVVHDLFAQTMLGDTPLGRPVLGTVETVKALDRDRIARFYKKHYDPTHLVVAAAGNVDHATVVRQVRKAFDRAGALSRTDAVPLAPREGTRALRTAGKVDVLNRKTEQAHVVLGMPGLARTDERRWALGVLNTALGGGMSSRLFQEVREKRGLAYSVYSYTSGFADCGLFGVYAGCRPNQVHDVLKICRDELDKAATEGISDDEIGRAVGQLSGSTVLGLEDTGALMNRIGKSELCWGSQMSVDDMLAKIAAVTPDEVRAVARDVLGHRPSLSVIGPLKDKQAARLDEAVS, encoded by the coding sequence GTGACAACCGGCTCCAGGGCAACGGCCCGCACCTCCTCGGAGGCGCGGGCCGTTGCCCGTACCCAAACGCTCCTCAAGGGCGAGAACGGCATCGGGACGGTCCGCCGTACGACCCTGCCCGGCGGCCTGCGCGTGGTCACCGAATCCCTGCCGTCGGTGCGCTCCGCCACCTTCGGCATCTGGGTCCAGGTCGGTTCCCGGGACGAGACGCCCACGCTCAACGGGGCCACCCACTACCTGGAACACCTCCTGTTCAAGGGCACGAACCGGCGCAGCGCCCTCGACATCTCCTCCGCCATCGACGCGGTCGGCGGTGAGATGAACGCCTTCACGGCGAAGGAGTACACCTGCTACTACGCGCGTGTCCTCGACACCGACCTGCCGCTCGCCATCGACGTCGTGTGCGACATGCTCACCGGCTCCCTCATCGAGGCCGCCGACGTCGAGGCGGAACGCGGGGTCATCCTCGAAGAGATCGCCATGACCGAGGACGACCCGGGTGACGTGGTGCACGACCTGTTCGCGCAGACCATGCTCGGCGACACCCCCCTCGGGCGCCCGGTCCTCGGCACCGTCGAGACCGTCAAGGCCCTGGACCGCGACCGCATCGCCCGCTTCTACAAGAAGCACTACGACCCCACCCACCTGGTCGTCGCGGCCGCGGGCAACGTCGACCACGCCACGGTCGTACGCCAGGTCCGCAAGGCGTTCGACCGGGCAGGCGCCCTGTCCCGTACGGACGCGGTCCCCCTCGCCCCCCGCGAAGGCACCCGCGCCCTGCGCACCGCCGGCAAAGTCGACGTCCTGAACCGCAAGACGGAACAGGCCCACGTCGTCCTCGGTATGCCGGGACTCGCCCGCACCGACGAGCGGCGCTGGGCCCTCGGGGTCCTCAACACCGCGCTCGGCGGCGGCATGAGCTCCCGGCTCTTCCAGGAGGTACGGGAGAAGCGCGGCCTCGCCTACAGCGTCTACTCGTACACCTCGGGCTTCGCCGACTGCGGACTCTTCGGCGTGTACGCGGGCTGCCGACCGAACCAGGTCCACGACGTCCTCAAGATCTGCCGGGACGAACTGGACAAGGCCGCCACCGAAGGCATCAGCGACGACGAGATCGGGCGCGCGGTGGGCCAGCTCTCCGGCTCCACCGTCCTCGGCCTGGAGGACACGGGTGCGCTGATGAACCGTATCGGCAAGAGCGAACTGTGCTGGGGCAGCCAGATGTCCGTGGACGACATGCTGGCGAAAATCGCCGCCGTCACCCCGGACGAGGTACGCGCGGTCGCCCGCGATGTACTGGGACACCGCCCCTCGCTGTCCGTCATCGGACCGCTCAAGGACAAGCAGGCGGCCCGTCTTGACGAAGCGGTCTCCTGA
- the dapA gene encoding 4-hydroxy-tetrahydrodipicolinate synthase translates to MAPISTPQTPFGRVLTAMVTPFTADGALDLDGAQRLAAHLVDAGNDGLVLNGTTGESPTTSDAEKDQLVRAVLDAVGDRAHIIAGIGTNDTRHSVELSRAAERAGAHGLLAVTPYYSKPPQEGLHRHFTAIADSTGLPVMLYDIPGRSGVPIDTETIVRLAQHPRIVANKDAKGDLGRASWAIARSGLAWYSGDDMLNLPLLAVGAIGFVSVVGHVATPELRQLLDAHLTGDVQKATEIHQKLLPVFTGMFRTQGVITTKAALALLGLPAGPLRLPLVELSAPETDQLKIDLAAGGVQL, encoded by the coding sequence ATGGCTCCGATCTCCACTCCGCAGACCCCCTTCGGGCGGGTCCTCACCGCGATGGTCACGCCCTTCACGGCGGACGGCGCGCTCGACCTCGACGGTGCCCAGCGGCTCGCCGCGCACCTGGTCGACGCAGGCAACGACGGCCTGGTCCTCAACGGGACCACCGGCGAGTCGCCGACCACCAGCGACGCGGAGAAAGACCAGCTCGTACGGGCCGTCCTGGACGCCGTCGGCGACCGCGCCCACATCATCGCGGGCATCGGCACGAACGACACCCGCCACAGCGTGGAACTGTCCCGCGCCGCCGAGCGCGCCGGCGCGCACGGCCTCCTCGCCGTGACCCCGTACTACAGCAAGCCGCCGCAGGAAGGGCTCCACCGGCACTTCACCGCGATCGCCGACTCCACCGGCCTGCCGGTCATGCTCTACGACATCCCGGGCCGCAGCGGCGTTCCCATCGACACCGAGACGATTGTCCGTCTCGCCCAGCACCCGCGTATCGTCGCCAACAAGGATGCCAAGGGCGACCTCGGCCGCGCCAGCTGGGCCATCGCCCGGTCCGGCCTCGCCTGGTACTCCGGCGACGACATGCTGAACCTGCCCCTCCTGGCCGTCGGCGCGATCGGCTTCGTCTCCGTCGTCGGCCATGTCGCCACCCCCGAGCTGCGCCAGCTGCTCGACGCCCACCTCACGGGCGACGTCCAGAAGGCCACCGAGATCCACCAGAAGCTGCTCCCGGTCTTCACGGGCATGTTCCGTACCCAGGGCGTCATCACCACCAAGGCCGCGCTCGCCCTGCTGGGCCTGCCGGCCGGACCGCTGCGCCTGCCGCTCGTCGAGCTGTCGGCCCCCGAAACGGACCAGCTCAAGATCGATCTGGCGGCCGGCGGGGTACAGCTCTGA
- the dapB gene encoding 4-hydroxy-tetrahydrodipicolinate reductase, protein MNKLRVAVLGAKGRIGSEAARAVEAAQDLELVAALDQHDTLEALTASGTQVAVDLTHPDAVMGNLEFCVGHGIHAVVGTTGWNDERLGRLTSWLEASPETGVLVAPNFSIGAVLTMKFSQSAARYFESVEVIELHHPNKADAPSGTAGRTAQLIAAAREEAQLPPQPDATVTGLKGARGADVDGVRVHSVRLRGLLAHQEVIFGGEGETLTVRHDSLHHSSFMPGILLGVRRVVSTPGLTYGLEHFLDLS, encoded by the coding sequence ATGAACAAGCTGCGCGTGGCCGTCCTCGGAGCCAAGGGCCGTATCGGCTCCGAGGCCGCACGGGCCGTCGAGGCCGCCCAGGACCTGGAACTGGTCGCCGCCCTCGACCAGCACGACACGCTGGAGGCCCTCACGGCGAGCGGGACCCAGGTCGCGGTCGACCTGACCCACCCCGACGCGGTCATGGGCAACCTGGAGTTCTGCGTGGGCCACGGCATCCACGCCGTCGTCGGCACCACGGGATGGAACGACGAGCGTCTCGGGCGGCTGACCTCCTGGCTGGAGGCCTCGCCCGAGACCGGGGTGCTCGTCGCGCCGAACTTCTCCATCGGGGCCGTCCTCACGATGAAGTTCTCGCAGTCGGCGGCCCGTTACTTCGAGTCCGTCGAGGTCATCGAGCTGCACCACCCGAACAAGGCCGACGCCCCGTCCGGTACGGCGGGCCGCACCGCCCAGCTCATCGCGGCGGCCCGCGAGGAGGCGCAGCTGCCTCCGCAGCCCGACGCGACGGTCACCGGACTGAAAGGCGCGCGGGGAGCGGACGTCGACGGCGTGCGCGTGCACTCCGTACGCCTCCGGGGGCTTCTCGCCCACCAGGAAGTGATCTTCGGCGGCGAGGGCGAGACGCTCACCGTCCGCCACGACTCCCTGCACCACAGCAGCTTCATGCCGGGCATCCTGCTCGGCGTGCGGCGTGTGGTGTCCACCCCGGGCCTCACCTACGGCCTGGAACACTTCCTCGACCTGAGCTGA
- a CDS encoding polyribonucleotide nucleotidyltransferase: MENETHYAEAVIDNGTFGTRTIRFETGRLARQAAGSAVAYLDDDTMVLSATTASKKPKDQLDFFPLTVDVEERQYAAGKIPGSFFRREGRPSEDAILTCRLIDRPLRPSFKKGLRNEIQVVETIMALNPDHLYDVVAINAASCSTILAGLPFSGPIGGTRVALIKGQWVAFPTHTELEDAVFDMVVAGRVLEDGDVAIMMVEAEATPKTIQLVKDGAEAPTEEIVAAGLEASKPFIRSLCKAQSDLAAKAAKPTGEFPIFLDYEDDVLEALTSAVRGELAKALTIAGKQERESELDRVKGLAGEKLLPQFEGREKEISAAYRSLTKTLVRERVIKDKVRIDGRGVTDIRTLAAEVEAIPRVHGSALFERGETQILGVTTLNMLRMEQQLDTLSPVTRKRYMHNYNFPPYSTGETGRVGSPKRREIGHGALAERALVPVLPTREEFPYAIRQVSEALSSNGSTSMGSVCASTMSLLNAGVPLKAPVAGIAMGLISQEIDGETHYVTLTDILGAEDAFGDMDFKVAGTKTFVTALQLDTKLDGIPASVLAAALKQARDARLHILDVMNEAIDVPDEMSPNAPRIITVKIPVDKIGEVIGPKGKMINQIQEDTGADITIEDDGTIYIGAADGPAAEAARATINQIANPTMPEVGERYLGTVVKTTTFGAFVSLLPGKDGLLHISQIRKLAGGKRVENVEDVLGVGQKVQVEIAEIDQRGKLSLIPVMEDEESADGTATEDAKDEATS; this comes from the coding sequence GTGGAGAACGAGACCCACTACGCCGAAGCCGTGATCGACAACGGAACCTTCGGCACCCGCACCATCCGCTTCGAGACGGGCCGACTGGCCCGTCAGGCCGCCGGCTCCGCCGTGGCCTACCTGGACGACGACACCATGGTGCTGTCGGCCACGACCGCCTCCAAGAAGCCCAAGGACCAGCTCGACTTCTTCCCCCTCACGGTGGACGTCGAGGAGCGGCAGTACGCGGCCGGCAAGATCCCCGGCTCGTTCTTCCGCCGCGAGGGCCGGCCGTCCGAGGACGCGATCCTCACCTGCCGCCTCATCGACCGCCCGCTGCGCCCGTCCTTCAAGAAGGGCCTGCGCAACGAGATCCAGGTCGTCGAGACGATCATGGCGCTCAACCCCGACCACCTGTACGACGTGGTCGCGATCAATGCCGCCTCCTGCTCCACGATCCTCGCGGGCCTGCCCTTCTCCGGCCCGATCGGCGGCACCCGCGTCGCCCTGATCAAGGGCCAGTGGGTCGCCTTCCCGACGCACACCGAGCTTGAGGACGCCGTCTTCGACATGGTCGTCGCGGGCCGCGTCCTGGAGGACGGCGACGTCGCGATCATGATGGTCGAGGCCGAGGCCACGCCCAAGACGATCCAGCTGGTCAAGGACGGCGCCGAGGCTCCCACCGAGGAGATCGTCGCCGCCGGCCTCGAAGCCTCGAAGCCCTTCATCCGCTCGCTCTGCAAGGCGCAGTCGGACCTCGCCGCCAAGGCCGCCAAGCCCACCGGCGAGTTCCCGATCTTCCTCGACTACGAGGACGACGTCCTGGAGGCGCTCACGTCCGCCGTCCGCGGCGAGCTGGCCAAGGCGCTCACCATCGCCGGCAAGCAGGAGCGCGAGTCCGAGCTGGACCGCGTCAAGGGCCTCGCCGGCGAGAAGCTGCTCCCGCAGTTCGAGGGCCGCGAGAAGGAGATCTCCGCCGCGTACCGCTCGCTCACCAAGACCCTGGTCCGTGAGCGCGTCATCAAGGACAAGGTCCGCATCGACGGCCGTGGCGTCACGGACATCCGTACGCTCGCCGCCGAGGTCGAGGCCATTCCGCGCGTGCACGGTTCCGCGCTGTTCGAGCGGGGCGAGACCCAGATCCTGGGCGTCACCACCCTCAACATGCTCCGCATGGAGCAGCAGCTGGACACCCTCTCCCCGGTGACCCGCAAGCGCTACATGCACAACTACAACTTCCCGCCGTACTCCACCGGTGAGACGGGCCGCGTCGGTTCGCCGAAGCGCCGCGAGATCGGTCACGGCGCCCTGGCCGAGCGCGCGCTCGTGCCGGTGCTGCCGACGCGCGAGGAGTTCCCGTACGCGATCCGCCAGGTCTCCGAGGCGCTGAGCTCCAACGGCTCGACGTCCATGGGCTCGGTCTGCGCCTCCACGATGTCCCTGCTGAACGCCGGTGTGCCCCTCAAGGCCCCCGTCGCCGGCATCGCCATGGGCCTGATCTCGCAGGAGATCGACGGCGAGACCCACTACGTCACCCTCACCGACATCCTCGGTGCGGAGGACGCCTTCGGCGACATGGACTTCAAGGTCGCCGGTACGAAGACGTTCGTCACCGCGCTCCAGCTCGACACCAAGCTCGACGGCATCCCCGCCTCGGTCCTGGCCGCCGCGCTGAAGCAGGCCCGCGACGCCCGCCTCCACATCCTCGATGTGATGAACGAGGCCATCGACGTCCCGGACGAGATGTCCCCCAACGCCCCCCGGATCATCACCGTCAAGATCCCGGTGGACAAGATCGGTGAGGTCATCGGCCCCAAGGGCAAGATGATCAACCAGATCCAGGAGGACACCGGCGCCGACATCACGATCGAGGACGACGGCACCATCTACATCGGTGCCGCCGACGGCCCCGCCGCCGAGGCCGCCCGCGCCACGATCAACCAGATCGCCAACCCGACGATGCCGGAGGTCGGCGAGCGCTACCTGGGTACGGTCGTCAAGACCACCACCTTCGGTGCCTTCGTCTCCCTGCTCCCCGGCAAGGACGGACTGCTGCACATCTCGCAGATCCGCAAGCTCGCCGGCGGCAAGCGCGTCGAGAACGTCGAGGACGTCCTCGGGGTGGGCCAGAAGGTCCAGGTCGAGATCGCCGAGATCGACCAGCGCGGCAAGCTCTCCCTCATCCCCGTGATGGAGGACGAGGAGTCCGCCGACGGTACGGCCACCGAAGACGCGAAGGACGAAGCGACCTCGTGA